GCCATGTTAAGTGCTCCAAATGATAAACAGCGTCCACTTTTTGCAGCAAAGGACATCAAACCCTTTTACTTGGAACATTGCCCCATGATCTTCCCACAACACAGGGGGCCTTTGGTATCGATAAGAAATTTGTTCAAGACAATAGGAGGACCAAAATACAATGGGAAGTACCTTCATAAGGTGGTGAAGGAGAAGCTTGGGGAAATTCGTGTGCATGAGACACTCACCAATGTTGTGATTCCCACTTTTGACATCAAAACAATGCAACCAACCATTTTCTCTTCTTATAAGATCAAGAGTTCCCCTTGCTTGGATGCTCAACTCTCTGATATATGCATTAGCACCTCTGCTGCACCTACTTATCTTCCCGCCTACCCTTTCAAGAACCAAGACTCTGAAGGGAATGTGCAAGAATTCAACCTTATTGATGGCGGTGTTTGTGCGAATAATCCGGTATGTATTAATTCCTTAattgtattattttttgtttttgaaactaTATTGCATGTAAAAAACATGTACTAATTTGTTTTTGGTCATGATTTAATGTTACAGACTCTAGTAGCTGTGAATGAAGTAACAAAGCAGATCATTAATCAACATCCTGACTTCTTTTCCATCAAGCCCATGGAATATGGTCGGTTCTTGATAATCTCACTAGGCACAGGGACAGCCAAGAATGAACAGAAGTTCAATGCAAAAATGGCAGCCAAATGGGGTCTATTGGATTGGTTAACCAAAAGTGGTTCTACTCCATTGATCGAATTGTTTACTCAATCATCTGGTGATATGGTTGATTTTCATCTTTCAACTGTTACTCAAGCACTTAATTCCCAAGACAATTACCTCCGGATACAGGTAATTAAGCTTTCTAGCTCTTGGATAATGTTATATAATTCTATTCCTATAGTATTTTATGAAAGGGCCTTTTGTGAAAGAGTATGAAAATAAGTATTTTCCTTTTCTGAAATTCAATCAACTTGCAGGATGATACGTTGGTGGGTACAGACTCTTCAGTTGATGTCGCCACAAAAGAGAATTTGGAAAGATTGAGTCAAATTGGTGAAAAATTGTTGAAGAAACCTGTATCTAAGGTCAATTTAGACAATGGTGATTTGTTTGTGCCGGTTGAAAATAGGGAGACCAATGAAGATGCTCTCAGAAGGTATAAGTATAACACTAGAAAAGTTCTACTCAGTGATTATGCTTATTAATGCGATTCAGTTTATATTATTTGTCACATTTTTTGTATTAAAATTAACATGGGCTTTAATCCTTGTAGGTTTGCAAAAATACTTTCATAAGAAAGGAGACTCCGAGAAATGAAGTCGCCTCACACTAAAAAGGCATTTGCATTGTGAAGAAACGTTTGCTCGTTGTTCAGGAATTCTATTAGGACTTGGTCTATGTTAGTCAACAAGTTTGTAAATTTCATTTGTCTTTATTTGTTCATTTATTTTAGTGCCAGTTTGTTTTAGATTTTGTTTATGTAAAGAGAAAGTGCCATTCTGTATTCATTAActgtaaattttaatttttatgatgaTCTTCTAAATGTAATGATCTTCTAatacaatttttattgattcccACAACCGAAACCAATGTTCGGGTAATTAAGGGATTACCGTGAAAATAGGACGTTCATAATTAAGGTAGAAGGGTTGCTTCGTTGGATTACTCCTCCATAGAAGGGTCTCCTTCTTCTCGTATCTTTGATTAGTGGGCACTAGAGGTATGTACCTTCAAGGCACTCTGACGCCCAAGTCTGCAAAACTGAGGGGAAAATAAGGATTAGGCCAGCTTGAAAGGTACTGTGTACTTGAGGTGTGTCTCCCTTAACTGTGTATATATACACAATGGTGTAACAAACCTGAAGGGAGTAAAGTGTAGATATGATTGATATATAATAGATATTATCCAGTCGAGTAGATATTACCTTAATTAGAAATTTTTATTCTCATGACGTTGTTAATATTGGACCAAAGTATTGTTCCTATCATTTTATTCCATAAGAGTTGTTTCTTTCAAGAGTTGCTGAGTTTTGAGGGTTTAAGCTGAAAGTTTTGAACCTTGGCCATCTCAATAAGCCATCTGTTCAAGTTAGTGTTGAGCAAACTTCATTCTAAAGCATCTTGCCCTATTCTCTCTGTCTCGTGTATTTTGATTTTGACTCTTATTCTTGTGATCTTTTCCCTATTCTAGTTTAGGCTCTGAATTCGGATCCCTCACCATGTCTCTAATTGCCATTATTACTCCATAGCTATTATTTATAGGAAGTGAGCTTGAAGAGAAGTGTTGCTTAACCTTCACATGAAGAAATGAATTGATATAACACAGGTGTTTTGATGCACATTCTAAAAGTAAAGAACATATGTTGAGGTTAGTTGAGATTTGATAAGCCAATTTGCAAGTATACAAATGTGCccgaagtaatataaaagatatcGTACCCAAGGGATTGTGTTCAATTGTCGATTCAAACTAATTCTATGATTTAGAGAATAAAAGTAAATACGATTGGGGTGGTTTGATTAACTTGTTCAATTTCGCAGAAATAAACTAAAGCAATTAAAAAGATTTTTTAATTTAGATGAGAAAGATAGCACCTGAGTATAGTTTCACCAATTTAATCCATGCCTTAAACAAAACAGCGTTTGTATAAAATTGAGAGTTCTCCCTATGGTGATTTAGCCTATGTTCTTACTTACTAAATTAATAGCTAAGCAagactttcaattcaattactaCGTCTGTGTTACGAGCACCTAGACTCTTGAATTGAAGATTAAAATTTCTTATACTAGCCACCACTATTAGATTCTACTCTTATTCCTAAGCAGTAGGGAAGGTCTAATAAATTCGCTCTCATGGTTCTCTAATTCTTAATATAACTTTCGTTCCTATAAGTATTAGTAAAAAGCTCTCATCGATTCAAGCACAAATTAACTGAAACGAATACATAGATTAAAAACCCAATAGTCATACAAACAACTGAAATATCaagacataaaaataaaaaggattCACATCTCAAGTGCTAAAGAGAGGAGTTAGCCAAGCATGACCataaaaattacaaaagaaGAACCTTTGAAATTGATCTCCTTCAACGTTGCTCCGTCACGCCGTTTTCCTGTTCTCGTTCACGTTCCACTGTTTCTGTAATATCTCTCCCGGTCTCCCTCCTTTTCAATCTGTTGCTGCACCCTTTTATATTGTATCCTCCAAAacctaatataaaaataatataataatattcattttctTCCAATCACGTGCTCATCAGACAAGGCAAATTCAACCAAAGCTTTTGCACGTGTCACTTTGCTACTGGGCAAGGTTAAAGCATGCAATCCAGTGTAATGCAGCCCACGGTTTTATGATAGACCTCTCTTCAGATCACGCCTCATGCCCTAGAATGAGCTCCAGCCATCGGATTTCTTGCATGTGCATGGTAACTTTCATGGACATCAACATTGAATCAGCTCCCCTTATATTATTtcgaaaatcctaataaaaatataaataaacatcataaaaattatagagaaatactaaaaacacataaaaataataaaatgcatgTATTAATCCTAAAGTgacctaaaatgactaaaataccctaaataatatattaagatGCATAAAAATAAACTAGAAATATGACTTAgacacccgggtcatcacaccactatacccaacgacagcttgtcctcaagcgtaaacttAAGGTTGCTTGTCCTCAAGTTCAAGAACACAATTCCAAGTAAGATGCTAGTATACACATTTTCACAAAAGATACATGAGAATGAAGCTTTAAAAATTGAGTGACCTTTAGTAAGTGCAAACAAGAAATATAGAAAATGCCAAGATGTGGGGTTTTACAGTTTATTCCTAATTCCCCAATCCCATATTGAGAATCCACTAATGATGGCCAacagttttattttattcagaGCACGCAcatattcttttctttcttttcaattttttctttcccTACCCGTCAcagttattaccaactcagggtgaaattattttctcttctttttttggcAGGGTCAGGATATGATTGGGGGTATGCTTAGTGGTGCAAATACTTCCCATTCCCTTACTCACATCCTTTCCCCCTTTTTAGCGCTTTAGCTTAACTCTCACATGTGTGCCCCTTTTTTTAACCTCACAGCCAAAAAGAGTGTAGACTCAATATAAAGATTAAAAGgaaaactacatattttatGCATTATCCCCACTAACCTGGAATCTTAATAGCCTTACTGCACTTCCCAAAACTCACTCAAGTCTCTATCACCTAACTCTCCACATGTTCCACAAGTTTCACTCACACTCATGCATCAAACACTTTTTAATATAACAACTAGCATCAAACACTTTTTAATATAACAACTAGCATCAAACTCGGAATAAATATTCAAAACACCAACAAGAATTAATCAAGCACAGAAGTGTGAATACCAAGAATCTAAGACATGTGCAAAACCAGTGTGTGCAACTAAATAACTAAATTCTAAATGCATgttcataaaattaaatgagagaTGAGTGGTTTAGTAAAACTCCATGTACTCATGTTGGGTGCAAAACATGATAACACCAAGACTTTGTCAGCTGGGCTCTCCAGCTCAAATAATTCCTATAAAATCACTTAGTCCTTGCAAAAATGAGCACACAAATCAAAATACCACAACATAACTCAATTAATTCAATGAGACACTATGACTCAACATAAAACAAATACTCAAACTAAAAGGGAAatctttttggttttttatacttgggttgtctcccaaaaAGCACAATTTTATAGTCTTTGTTAGACTCTCCTCCCTATTCAGTTGGGAGGGTCAGGCTGCAGAATTTCCTTCCCTTTGAATATCTCTCCCCCATGGTAGAGTTTCAACCTCTTTCCATTGACAGTGAAATactaaaaacacataaaaataataaaatgcatgTATTAATCCTAAAGTgacctaaaatgactaaaataccctaaataatatattaagatGCATAAAAATAAACTAGAAATATGACTTAGACACCCGGGTCATCAAAGATTCTTAAACGTGAAACGGAAGTATAGAtctctatatatatttattttcttttttcttatccCCACTCTTAGCTCTTATTATCATTATGTATACTGTGATTTATAACAATAAATTGCGCGCCTGGCtgtatcaaattattatagcaACTCAGGAACCATAGAAACTCAGCAAAAAGTAACATGAAATTATTTGTCTTTAGTTATCAACTTAAGCTTTTAGAATAGTTGATTCATGGTATAACATTACAACTTGAACTTTTGGATGGTCATGCTGCAAAGTAATTAGGCCATTTCTTTACTTTTGGATGATTCAGGAGATGTTTGTCAGCTCACAACTCACAAGGCAGTGCAGGAGGATGAAAACATGAAGAAAAAATCCTAGCATTTGCTGTGGTGGGAAGGCTAGATgcttataacatgtttggatcatattttcttttattataatcaattttgaaaacCAGAAGTTTCTAACAAAAGTTTCTCCTCATAATACAACTTCAGAATTAATTGTAGAAGAGTTCTCAAACATGCATTTAGTGTTCTTTTGCAACCTACCTTGCCTATGGCATCTATCCTGATAGAAACCTGATTTTTATTGATaaaaaaccctaattcccaattggaaACTAGTGAGAGATTTTCTCATGGCCACACAACTCAACACAACCGGTGATACGAAGTCCCAGCTACCACCGCCCCCACGAGCAAGTCTGGTGGTTCTGTCGGTGGCCGCTTGACCACCCATCGTGACTGGAGAAGACACCACTCCATTTCGTCCGCTCGCAATCGCCATTGGTGCAGCACAACCGCGTTGAAAGGTGGTTTCGCCATAGGACGTTTGGCAATTTCCGGCATGCCAACTGGCTTGTTTGAGGGATTCTTCACCGGCAGACATTCTGTCTTCTCCAACCCACAAAGAACTGCGTACGGCGGCTTCCATGGTGGCCGCATGGTGGCCATTGACGGAACGAGGATCACCACCCCTGTTCCATCTTCCTCCTGTTTCTCTGCCGTCTCCGATTTACCCTCTGCTTCAATATTGATTTGTTGCACCAGGGATTTCAGCGATTCCTTCCCCCTTTGATTCAACGTCACCCCCTGCATCTCAAATGATAATTTTTTCTTCATCCCCTTGTGTGACTGTGGTTGTCTTTGAGATTCTCGACCCAAAATGTTGCTGTTTGCATTCTTGGAAGCTTCATTCTTGCTTCCGATTTCTGTTTCTCCTTTATGctgaaccaccaccacctctgcGATCTCCGATTTGCCTTGCGACGCCTCCGCAGTGGTTGATGCTAGCTCTTCCTCCGCTGTCAATTCAGTTACTCTCAGCGACGCCACTGCTGCCGCAGTTTGTTCCACCCTGATTGCAACCACCGATTCTCTATGCGCAGCCTCTGCTTCTCTCCTTTCTTGTTCCCTCTGTTTTCTCCTCACTTCAAGTTCTCGCAATTTGTTCTCCAATCTTGAGATTTCTTTCTCTAGAACAGGATTTGCAACAAGTCACACCTCGAATTTCTTCACTACCACAAAAATGGCTTTGGGCAGCGGCTATGGGGTAGCGGTTCACTGTTTACCGCTGCCCAAGTCttatagcaaaaaaaaaatatggaaagAAGCTATCTTGTAGCattaaaaaaacagaaaaaatcaattttataatGAAACCGCTACTCAAATAAAATTTCTCGGTGCTAGGTAGCGGTTACTGGAACCGCTACCCAAATTGAACCCTTTTCCCCCAAATTTATCAAAACCCTACTTGCGAAATCCTTTTCCCTTTCCTTCTCTCGTGAACGCAATAACCCTTGCTCGATGTCGTAACCGTCTTCGCATCTGAACCACAAGCCTTGGCTGCCTTCCACCAGTGCTCGACACAAGCTCGGCAGGGGCACAAGCTCTACAGGTGACATCTCCCTTCTTTCATCTTACCTTCTTTTTTACTGCTGCTTCTGTTACTCACGCGTCTCCCTACTTTCGCGATCCTGATCTCAACCCTTCCTCGTTGCCATCACCGTCTCTGCATCTTAGAGAGTCGTAGTTCCGCGCCGCATCTCAAGGAGCCCTAGTTCTGCGCTGTCTCTCTCTCTTCACCGAGCCTTGGTTCCGTTCTGCTGCTTCGTCACCGGCTCACAACACATCTCGCCGCTCTTCAATTCTCTTCTGCACCTTGATTCCCCATAGCCAAATCAGCTTCACCAATAATAGgtatcattttcattttgttgtttgggcttTTGAATTGAATTCGGTGAAGCTCAATTTCTGCATCATGATAAAtcgaaataaaaaatttgattgCATTTCTTATGCTGACATGCTACCTCTTGCTGCTAGAAATTTTGTTCTTATGGTTTGTTTATGTGACTAGGACCTACGTATCTCCAATTCATTGACTTGGGTCCTCACTATATTGATTTTTAAGGATTTCTTCTGGTTGTGTATTATTAGAAGATTGGCTTGATTTAATCTTGAACATAACAGCTAAACAGAGAAAGGAAGTGGAAATCCATTTATTCCTTTATTATGTTTTTCTGGAATGTGTATTCGTACTCTAAATGTGCATTATCTTTCCCTGAAAAATTAGCAAACCATTTATTTGtctaaatgaatttttatgttGGTTCAGCTAGTTGAATACTCATGTCTTTATGTGTGCatatttgtgttattttatgGTCTTTTGCTCTAGATACTCCAGGAGGTGCTCTGGTTGTGTGCTTCAAGATGTGCCAAGTGTGTATTCAAGGTTAATCCACTCATGTTTATAATCATGTACTGTTATGTGTTTAAACTTATACAAAGTTGGTATTTCTCCTAAATCTCTGGTGTGAAAGTTGTTGGATGTTTTTCCTTTTGTTTATCCTTGTAGGTAACATGGGTTGAGCATGGAAAAGTAGAAGAGAAACCTGACCATCAGATATTCCGTAAGAATGGCAGTTGGAGCACAACGCTGGTTATGAGTTTTGCAGAGACTGTGTGAAAGGGTTGCTAGCCTCATGGTCATGGCCAGAAACATATCAGATCCTAGAGGTTCTCAAAATCTTATCTACCTTTTGTCAAATTTATGATAATTGTATATTAAGTTATAAATTTTCCCAACTTAGTAAAAAATGGTGCATGAACTGAGCTATAACAAAATTAGGGAAACTAGTTCAGTTATAGAATAATAGAATAGACTAAAAAAACAGATATAATAACTTTGATTTTACTTATTTTCTCTGCTTTGTAGTGATACCTTCTTCAGAAGCAAGGAAAAACTAGATGAAACTAGCTCAAGGTATGACAGAAACATTTAGCCTTAACATGAACACCTTTGGTGGCCAATCTTGGACTGCCATATCAGATTCCCCTGAAGACACAGTTAGAATCACATCTAGGAAAACCACAGCCTGGGCAGCCTAATGGCTAATGGGGTGATTCTCAGTgcagtttcaagtttcaaccatCTGACTTCCTTATCCTCACACCAAGGTCTTTGATCTTCTAAGGAATGAATGTCAAAGATCTAAGGTACCACAAACAATTCATAATAGCATGTGTAGTTTTCACGAGTTTTCTATTTTGCTTTAGCTTTCTATTGTTATTTACTAAGTGAATTATTGTTTTATCACATTAGTGAATTATTTACTGGATGGTGTCTGATTGGTTTGGTAGCATGTGTGCGAAGATGCAAGATTAGCCATGAAAGTTTATTCAGTGAATTGTTGTTTTATCACATTAGTAAATTATTTACTGAATGGTGTATGATTGATTTGGTTGCAGGAAAAGGGATTAATTATCTCCATGAAGCCTCTTATTGTGCCTTGGGATCTCAAATCCCCAAACTTGTTGGTATAACTAgtatttttctttgattttttgttagcCCTCTATATTCTGAACTAGTTTAAAGCTTTTAGTTATCAATATGTTTCTAGTTAGTGATAATTTCATACCTTTTCATAGAGTTTTAGTATAGTAAGTTGGTACTTGAGTGTGTCCTAGGTCCTAGTATATTTATTGGGTTTAGCAATGAAACATCATGTATATCTTTTGATTTAATCTTCTCTTGTCTATGAGTTTTTGGAGGCCAGGGAATTTGGATTCAGTATGAGTTTTATATGTGTGTTGATGTTTCTATTTAATctaaaaatatttgtttcataTGGTTGAATATAGTTTGGCTACAAAATAAAGGTGCGAATTGGCAAAATATTGCCACAAATACTTGTGGGGGTGACAAACCGCCACTATTctacaaaaaatatttaaaaataaaaacgtGTTAGGTAGCGGTTCTGAACCGCTACCCAAGGTTTaacgcaaaaaaaaaaaaaggctggcAGTATTGGTAGCGGTTCCCATTGGTATGAACCGCTACCCAAGATCAATTTGCGCAGCGGTTATTAACCGCTACCTATCTTTAGCACCGCTGAGTTATGCACCACTCATTTAACCGCTGCCTAACTTGTTATAGAACCGCTACCTAAAGGCATTTTTGTGGTAGTGCTTCTCAAACGCCGCAAGTCGTAATTCGTTCATCGCGGCCCTGGCTTCAAGCGATTCCATTCTCGCCCCCAATTTCTTGCGCTCCTGCACTAACTCATCAAATTTCTTgtcatttttctcttctccaAACACAGCGCATGGATAGTGGTTTCAGGCACCAGATCGATGCTCTAATACCAATGATAGAAACCTGatttttattgatagaaaatcctaattcccaattggaaACTAGGGAGAGATACAAGAGAAAGGGATACCTAACACCTTTCCAAGTCTAAGAGAGAACCACTTTTCTCTCTAAACCCAATTCCTAACTGAATACCAAGATGATTAATGTTCTCTAACCctctcttatttataggcacaAGCCTAACTAACCTCTAACTAACTATGTAATAAGTCCCTCACTTAACTAACTAAACCCTGTGATAAGTGAGTACCTATCACCTCCCCACAAGCAATTGCTAATTAGGAGAGATATTAATGAATATAAGCAACTGACATGTCCCATTGTTTATATTGATGTCTGTTGTAACCATAAAAGATCCTTGTAGTGATGAGAGGCCTTCGTTGTCCACCATTCATTTATTCAGCCACAGTATATTAATGTCAATTAGGTCGGTATCTGTATCCTACTTAATCATTATTTGTAGAGAGGGAGACTTAGAAAACACCTTGAAGAGTACATTTCCAATATGATGATGCCTTTAAACATAAGTCTGACTTTTGGAATGATGCTCGAGAGAGTAGCATTTTAGATCAATATTTCACAATTTGACTAGTATGTGACTTAATTTTTTGTTAACAGAAATTGCCTTTACTAAATGAGTGTTCTGATTACACCGTTTACAACcacattttttaatttctattatATGGGAGACCCTTGAATCCAGCACTAGCCACTATGATTGTTACTATATATGAATATGTTAATTAACACCAAACCATGAAACGTGCATATCAACTTATTGTAGAATATACACAATATTTGTATATCATAATGCATACAACAATAAATGGAAACTGCAAAGGGAATCACAAGTTTTATGGACGTGTAACAGAGAAATAAAAACAGGAAGTTTAAAATACACGTTGAAAACCCACACTTAACCAAAATCACGGTAGACAAAACCAACTTCTCTTAACTATTGTAGTTGTCCACAACGATTTGGCTGATCGAATTTTTCCATCATGCATTCAAACATACACATTAAGTAAGGTAACATTGAGTACACTTCAATTAAACACAGAATTTCAGCTCATAGTCATAGCTGTAGCATCCTATGAGGCTATGACTTATGATGCTTAACACACATGCTACAATGATTGCAAAGCTTCACTGTTCATTGATGAAAGCTGCTATGCGCTTAAACAAGCTCTTAGCATTGTCACAATCTGGGTTGAAGATGTGAAAAACATGATCCTCCCCTTGAATCTCATAAAACTCAGCTGTTCCTTGCCAAGAGCTATTAAccaattttttatgataaaGCTTCCCTCTTTCCTTCAGAATGTCCTTCTCAGCAACAATCACAAGCACCTTATTGCAACCAAcaccttcaaaaccaggagCTTCCTCCACAAAAGGGTTGATTAAAGGGTCATCACTCCC
This is a stretch of genomic DNA from Lotus japonicus ecotype B-129 chromosome 1, LjGifu_v1.2. It encodes these proteins:
- the LOC130732127 gene encoding patatin-like protein 2; its protein translation is MGRTKSSLLQIQPPTYGNLVTILSIDGGGIRGIIPATILEFLEAQLQELDGESARLADYFDVITGTSTGGLVTAMLSAPNDKQRPLFAAKDIKPFYLEHCPMIFPQHRGPLVSIRNLFKTIGGPKYNGKYLHKVVKEKLGEIRVHETLTNVVIPTFDIKTMQPTIFSSYKIKSSPCLDAQLSDICISTSAAPTYLPAYPFKNQDSEGNVQEFNLIDGGVCANNPTLVAVNEVTKQIINQHPDFFSIKPMEYGRFLIISLGTGTAKNEQKFNAKMAAKWGLLDWLTKSGSTPLIELFTQSSGDMVDFHLSTVTQALNSQDNYLRIQDDTLVGTDSSVDVATKENLERLSQIGEKLLKKPVSKVNLDNGDLFVPVENRETNEDALRRFAKILS